The genomic window TTACCATAATGAATTTTTGGAAAATATAAAAGATATAAAAACAATAAAAGATAAAGTTTTTCTTTTTTTTAAATTTGTATTGGATGAAAGTGCTGAAAATCAAAAAGAGTTTAATGGTTATAAAGAGTATTTATCAGTTGTTTTAAGTGATGATAATCAATCAATGAAAAAATATAACAATAAATGTCATATTTTTTTTACAGAGCAATTGAAAAAGATTTTTCTTGAGGGAATTGAGAAAAAAGAATTAATACCAAAATCTTTAGATTTTGTAGACAGTTTGATTGTTTTTGAAAATGGTTTGACTTTACTAAAAATGACTCAAGAGCATTTTGATGTAAGTAGCCTTTGCAAAAATTTTATAAATAATTTATTTGAATTAATAGAGGAAAAAAAATGATAAGTAGAAGATATGAAAGAATAGTTTTCGCCTTTTTTATGGCGTTATTTATGAGTTTTATAATGAGCTTCATAATTACATATATAAATTTAGGTTTTGTTGAGATTTTTATCACTAGCTGGTTAAATGCATGGGGGATTGCTTTTATTTGTGCCTTTCCTATAATTGTGGTTGTTGCACCAATAGTTCATAAAATTGTACATAAGTTAATAGTAAAAATATAAGGAAATAAAAATGATAAAAAAAATTAGTTTAGTCTTAGTATCTACTTTTTTAATGTTTTCAAATTTAAATGCAGCTGAGGCTGCACCTCAAGTTGCGTTAGTTGAAACTCAAGCATTAAAAACACAAGAAGTGAATGATTTACAAGAGTTTATAGGAACTGTGAATTTTGATAAAAAATCAAAGATTGCAAGTGAAAGTTCAGGTGTGGTAAAAAAGATAAATTTTGAAGTTGGACAAAAAGTTAAAAAAGATGATGTTTTAGTTCAAATAGATTCTGATATTTTAGATGCACAAATCAAAGCTTCACAAGCTGCTGTGAATATGTATGAAGTTCAGTTAAAAAATACAAAGAAAAATTATGATAGATATGCTTCTTTAATTGGAAAAAATTCTATTTCACAAAAAGTTTTTGATGATGCAAAAGTTGAATATGATGTTGCAAATGAGAATCTTATTTCTTCAAAAGCAAGATTAAATGAGCTTAGTATTCAAAAATCAAAAAAAGTTATAAAAGCTCCATATTCTGGTGTAATTGTTGAAAAAAATATAAATTTAAATGAATGGTTAGATCAAGGAAGTTTAGTAGCAACAATAGTAAATACAGAAGATTTAGAAATTGTTTTTAATCTTCCTATATCTTTTATTGGTGGATTAAAAAGTGGAGATGTTTATGATATAAATATTTCAGATGAAATCATTAAAGCAAAACTTTATGCTGCAATTCCAAGTGGGGATAAATTAACAAGAACTTTCCCTGTTAGATTCAAAGCAGATGCAGGAGATAAATTCATTTTTGATGGAGCAAGTGCAAAAATTAATTTTGCAAAAGAGACAAAAAATAATGCGCTTGTAATAAATAGAGATGCAGTTATTAAAAGATTTAATATGGATGTTGTTTTTGCTGTTGTAAATGATAAAGCTGTGATGATTCCTGTAAAAGTTACTACTTATTTTG from Arcobacter venerupis includes these protein-coding regions:
- a CDS encoding efflux RND transporter periplasmic adaptor subunit; translated protein: MIKKISLVLVSTFLMFSNLNAAEAAPQVALVETQALKTQEVNDLQEFIGTVNFDKKSKIASESSGVVKKINFEVGQKVKKDDVLVQIDSDILDAQIKASQAAVNMYEVQLKNTKKNYDRYASLIGKNSISQKVFDDAKVEYDVANENLISSKARLNELSIQKSKKVIKAPYSGVIVEKNINLNEWLDQGSLVATIVNTEDLEIVFNLPISFIGGLKSGDVYDINISDEIIKAKLYAAIPSGDKLTRTFPVRFKADAGDKFIFDGASAKINFAKETKNNALVINRDAVIKRFNMDVVFAVVNDKAVMIPVKVTTYFGLNAAITGEGLVDGMQLVTKGNERVFPDMGVKVLNNNTENK
- a CDS encoding TetR/AcrR family transcriptional regulator, with the protein product MAPRVDKEQRRREIAISCMDLINQVGIRKLTVSEAAKTAGIGKGTIYEYFENKDDIVFEIININIENYHNEFLENIKDIKTIKDKVFLFFKFVLDESAENQKEFNGYKEYLSVVLSDDNQSMKKYNNKCHIFFTEQLKKIFLEGIEKKELIPKSLDFVDSLIVFENGLTLLKMTQEHFDVSSLCKNFINNLFELIEEKK
- a CDS encoding DUF2798 domain-containing protein — encoded protein: MISRRYERIVFAFFMALFMSFIMSFIITYINLGFVEIFITSWLNAWGIAFICAFPIIVVVAPIVHKIVHKLIVKI